Proteins from a genomic interval of Brachybacterium vulturis:
- a CDS encoding GtrA family protein — protein sequence MLTPDRTRQDAPAAPSPTGTSLRARTSAMAKEHLRPTTLFLLVGGVVFLLDTAMYNLLVFWSPSQGWGAGLMHGSPLTAKLLTIALASCLTYLGNRLLTFADRPRPDTTRSIMMFILVNLIAAGLQLSCLAFSRYVLGLDSVLADNISGTVIGQVVSTSFRYVTYGRLVFPRR from the coding sequence GTGCTGACGCCGGACCGGACGAGGCAGGACGCCCCTGCCGCCCCCTCCCCCACGGGCACCTCCCTGCGCGCACGCACCTCCGCGATGGCGAAGGAGCACCTGCGCCCCACGACGCTGTTCCTGCTGGTCGGCGGGGTCGTGTTCCTGCTGGACACCGCGATGTACAACCTGCTGGTGTTCTGGAGCCCGAGCCAGGGCTGGGGCGCCGGGCTGATGCACGGCAGCCCGTTGACGGCGAAGCTGCTCACCATCGCCCTCGCCTCCTGCCTGACCTACCTGGGCAACCGTCTGCTCACCTTCGCCGACCGGCCACGACCGGACACCACCCGCTCGATCATGATGTTCATCCTGGTCAATCTGATCGCTGCCGGTCTGCAGCTGTCCTGCCTCGCCTTCTCGCGCTACGTGCTGGGCCTGGACTCCGTGCTGGCGGACAACATCTCCGGCACCGTCATCGGGCAGGTGGTCTCGACCTCCTTCCGGTACGTCACCTACGGCCGCCTCGTCTTCCCCAGGCGCTGA
- a CDS encoding hydroxymethylpyrimidine/phosphomethylpyrimidine kinase: MTHVALTIAGSETTGGAGAQTDLKTFHQLGTFGTAALTCIVSFDPQNNWGHRFVPVDPQVIADQIETTTAVHDIDTVKIGMLGTPVTIDTVAASLSERSFTNVVLDPVLICKGQEPGAALDTDTALKEKILPLATFVTPNHFEALTLSGMEAIESVADLTEAARRIHDIYGVIVLAKGGVVLEGEDAVDVFHDGEQTVELRSPKIGEHRVSGAGCTLAAAVTAELAKGATPLEAARVAKAVVTSSIEHRQEGATPFDAVYQGAYTA; the protein is encoded by the coding sequence ATGACCCACGTCGCCCTGACCATCGCCGGCTCCGAGACCACCGGAGGCGCCGGGGCCCAGACCGATCTGAAGACGTTCCACCAGCTCGGCACCTTCGGCACCGCGGCGCTGACCTGCATCGTGTCCTTCGACCCGCAGAACAACTGGGGCCACCGCTTCGTGCCGGTGGACCCGCAGGTGATCGCCGACCAGATCGAGACGACCACCGCCGTCCACGACATCGACACCGTGAAGATCGGCATGCTCGGCACCCCTGTCACCATCGACACCGTCGCCGCCTCGCTCTCCGAGCGCAGCTTCACGAACGTGGTCCTGGACCCGGTGCTGATCTGCAAGGGGCAGGAGCCCGGTGCCGCGCTGGACACCGACACCGCGCTCAAGGAGAAGATCCTGCCGCTGGCCACCTTCGTCACCCCGAACCACTTCGAGGCGCTGACCCTCTCCGGGATGGAGGCGATCGAGTCGGTCGCGGACCTCACCGAGGCTGCCCGGCGCATCCACGACATCTACGGCGTGATCGTGCTGGCCAAGGGCGGGGTCGTGCTCGAGGGCGAGGACGCGGTGGACGTCTTCCACGACGGTGAGCAGACCGTCGAGCTGCGCAGCCCCAAGATCGGGGAGCACCGCGTCTCCGGCGCCGGCTGCACCCTCGCCGCCGCGGTCACCGCCGAGCTTGCCAAGGGCGCCACCCCGCTCGAGGCCGCCCGCGTCGCCAAGGCCGTGGTCACCAGCTCGATCGAGCACCGCCAGGAGGGCGCGACGCCCTTCGACGCGGTGTACCAGGGCGCGTACACGGCCTGA
- a CDS encoding amino acid ABC transporter ATP-binding protein, protein MNESSPPREPRPTKSIGDALISARGVDKFFGDFQALKNIDLDIHRGEVVALIGASGSGKSTLCRCLNRLETITSGEITIDGEQLPEEGKELTRLRADVGMVFQSFNLFPHLKAIDNVTLGPRRVRGLSKVEADQQALGLLERVGLTDKANSLPAALSGGQQQRVAIARALAMKPKAMLFDEPTSALDPEVINEVLDVMTELAEQGMTMLVVTHEMGFARHVCDRVVYMDQGEIVEQGDPEEFFTAPRSERAKAFLSKILAH, encoded by the coding sequence ATGAACGAGAGCAGCCCGCCCCGGGAGCCGCGCCCGACGAAGAGCATCGGCGATGCTCTCATCTCCGCCCGCGGCGTCGATAAGTTCTTCGGCGACTTCCAAGCCCTGAAGAACATCGACCTGGACATCCACCGGGGTGAGGTGGTCGCGCTGATCGGCGCCTCCGGCTCCGGGAAGTCCACCCTGTGCCGCTGTCTGAACCGCTTGGAGACGATCACCTCCGGGGAGATCACCATCGACGGCGAGCAGCTGCCCGAGGAGGGCAAGGAGCTCACGCGCCTGCGCGCCGACGTGGGCATGGTGTTCCAGAGCTTCAACCTCTTCCCGCATCTCAAGGCCATCGACAACGTGACCCTGGGTCCGCGGCGGGTGCGCGGCTTGTCCAAGGTCGAGGCTGACCAGCAGGCGCTGGGGCTGCTCGAGCGGGTGGGCCTGACGGACAAGGCGAACTCCCTGCCCGCGGCGCTGTCCGGCGGCCAGCAGCAGCGCGTCGCGATCGCCCGTGCACTGGCGATGAAGCCCAAGGCGATGCTCTTCGACGAGCCCACCTCGGCGCTGGATCCCGAGGTGATCAACGAGGTCCTCGACGTCATGACCGAGCTCGCCGAGCAGGGGATGACGATGCTCGTGGTCACCCACGAGATGGGGTTCGCCCGGCACGTCTGCGACCGCGTGGTCTACATGGATCAGGGCGAGATCGTGGAGCAGGGCGACCCCGAGGAGTTCTTCACCGCCCCGCGCAGCGAGCGGGCCAAGGCGTTCCTGTCCAAGATCCTCGCCCACTGA
- a CDS encoding glutamate ABC transporter substrate-binding protein has translation MTPTTFRPGRRAVVAAAAAALPLLGLAACSSDTGAGPDLGGGGEDEGDGDSLPQADALASGPVADESAIAASAWATAIKEKDQLVRGGTVANQVFSLASTTGDMPTGFDAGITQLLAKYILGEGGEKKVEYIDTTVETRETMVQNGTVDCVIATYSITPERLEVINFAGPYYLSGTAIQVRAEDKGSISGPEDLTGLKLVTQANSTGIQAIEENVTDPADVQTLPDNESCVAALKQGRADAYVLDQGVLLGNSAADPDVVVVGEPFVDDPYGIGLSKDQPDALDFCNTFLQEIIDSGSWESLWTATVGEVIDGDAPEPPVPGELPV, from the coding sequence ATGACCCCCACCACCTTCCGACCCGGCCGTCGCGCCGTCGTCGCCGCCGCTGCGGCCGCGCTCCCGCTGCTCGGCCTCGCCGCCTGCTCCTCCGACACCGGCGCCGGTCCCGATCTCGGCGGCGGCGGCGAGGACGAGGGCGACGGGGACTCGCTGCCCCAGGCCGACGCGCTCGCCTCCGGCCCCGTGGCCGACGAGAGCGCGATCGCCGCGAGCGCCTGGGCCACCGCCATCAAGGAGAAGGACCAGCTGGTCCGCGGCGGCACCGTCGCCAACCAGGTGTTCTCCCTGGCCTCGACCACCGGGGACATGCCCACCGGCTTCGACGCCGGGATCACCCAGCTGCTGGCCAAGTACATCCTCGGCGAGGGCGGCGAGAAGAAGGTCGAGTACATCGACACCACCGTCGAGACCCGCGAGACCATGGTCCAGAACGGCACCGTGGACTGCGTGATCGCGACCTACTCGATCACCCCGGAGCGCCTCGAGGTCATCAACTTCGCCGGCCCGTACTACCTCTCCGGCACCGCCATCCAGGTGCGCGCCGAGGACAAGGGGTCGATCTCCGGCCCCGAGGACCTCACCGGGCTGAAGCTGGTCACCCAGGCCAACTCCACCGGTATCCAGGCCATCGAGGAGAACGTCACCGATCCCGCCGACGTCCAGACCCTCCCGGACAACGAATCCTGTGTGGCGGCGCTCAAGCAGGGCCGCGCCGATGCCTACGTCCTGGACCAGGGCGTGCTGCTGGGCAACTCCGCCGCGGACCCCGATGTGGTCGTGGTCGGCGAGCCCTTCGTCGACGACCCCTACGGCATCGGCCTGTCGAAGGACCAGCCGGACGCCCTCGACTTCTGCAACACCTTCCTGCAGGAGATCATCGACTCCGGCTCCTGGGAGTCGCTGTGGACCGCGACCGTCGGCGAGGTCATCGACGGCGACGCCCCCGAGCCGCCGGTCCCCGGAGAGCTGCCCGTCTGA
- a CDS encoding amino acid ABC transporter permease: MDAIRENLPLLLQGIGTTVALTVLGYAFALLLGTVLAVARVSPIPPLRGAATVYVEIFRNIPLLSLLILIAFGLPDVGLLLPYFWCGVLGLTLSSAAFVCENVRSGINTVPVGHAEAARSIGLGFFGTLRFVVLPQAFRSMVQPLVNVFIGTVIGSALCSAIAVQEVTWVTQTLNIRYAQAVLMFMIAGAVYLILSLGGAALGGAIERAVAPGGRNRSSGRAALDVTAGAQA; this comes from the coding sequence ATGGACGCCATCCGCGAGAATCTCCCCCTGCTGCTGCAGGGCATCGGGACCACCGTCGCGCTGACCGTGCTCGGCTACGCGTTCGCGCTGCTCCTGGGCACCGTCCTGGCGGTGGCGAGGGTGAGCCCGATCCCGCCGCTGCGCGGGGCGGCCACGGTGTACGTCGAGATCTTCCGCAACATCCCGCTGCTGAGCCTGCTGATCCTGATCGCCTTCGGTCTGCCGGATGTGGGCCTGCTGCTGCCCTACTTCTGGTGCGGCGTGCTGGGGCTGACCCTCTCATCGGCCGCGTTCGTCTGTGAGAACGTCCGCTCGGGCATCAACACGGTCCCGGTCGGGCACGCGGAGGCGGCACGCTCGATCGGGCTCGGCTTCTTCGGGACGCTGCGCTTCGTGGTGCTTCCGCAGGCCTTCCGCAGCATGGTCCAGCCGCTGGTGAACGTGTTCATCGGCACCGTGATCGGTTCCGCGCTGTGCTCCGCGATCGCGGTGCAGGAGGTCACCTGGGTCACGCAGACGCTCAACATCCGCTACGCCCAGGCGGTGCTGATGTTCATGATCGCCGGCGCCGTCTACCTGATCCTCTCCCTCGGCGGGGCCGCGCTCGGCGGCGCCATCGAGCGGGCCGTCGCCCCGGGCGGCAGGAACCGTTCGAGCGGGCGCGCCGCACTGGACGTCACGGCAGGGGCGCAAGCATGA
- a CDS encoding amino acid ABC transporter permease, which yields MSTTSSTATQVLFDAPGPKGRRRILLLSVLSVVLIVALLAGALWQFHANGQLDPNKWVVYLRADYLAFLGRGLWGTLKVTALAAVIAFPFGLLLALARLSRFLLLRSVAVTWIEFFRGIPMLLVVYAFLLALPAFGVTFPRFWMLVIPMILVSSATTAEVFRAGIRAVDIGQHEAADAIGLSRRDALIHVVLPQAVRLVLPSLILALVTLLKDSTLGYVVSYNELQFQGKTLVSITRYLVQTYLVVSVIYIVINLLLTRIALALDVRMKERAVAS from the coding sequence ATGAGCACCACGTCCTCCACCGCCACCCAGGTCCTCTTCGATGCGCCCGGCCCCAAGGGACGCCGACGCATCCTGCTGCTCTCGGTCCTCAGCGTGGTCCTGATCGTCGCCCTGCTGGCCGGGGCGCTGTGGCAGTTCCATGCCAACGGCCAGCTGGACCCGAACAAGTGGGTCGTCTACCTGCGCGCGGATTACCTGGCCTTCCTCGGCCGCGGACTGTGGGGGACGCTGAAGGTCACCGCGCTCGCGGCCGTCATCGCCTTTCCCTTCGGGCTGCTGCTGGCGCTGGCGCGGCTGTCGCGCTTCCTGCTGCTGCGCTCCGTGGCCGTGACCTGGATCGAGTTCTTCCGCGGGATCCCGATGCTGCTGGTCGTCTATGCCTTCCTGCTGGCCCTGCCGGCCTTCGGCGTCACCTTTCCGCGGTTCTGGATGCTGGTGATCCCGATGATCCTGGTCTCCAGCGCGACCACCGCGGAGGTGTTCCGCGCGGGAATAAGAGCGGTGGACATCGGCCAGCACGAAGCGGCCGACGCGATCGGTCTCAGCCGCCGCGACGCGCTGATCCACGTGGTGCTGCCGCAGGCGGTGCGCCTGGTGCTGCCCAGCCTGATCCTCGCCCTGGTCACACTCCTGAAGGACTCCACCCTCGGCTACGTGGTCAGCTACAACGAGCTGCAGTTCCAGGGCAAGACGCTGGTCTCCATCACCCGCTACCTGGTGCAGACCTATCTGGTCGTCTCGGTCATCTACATCGTCATCAACCTCCTTCTCACCCGCATTGCGCTCGCGCTCGATGTGCGGATGAAGGAGCGCGCCGTGGCGAGCTGA
- a CDS encoding class II glutamine amidotransferase: MCRLLGVVSREPISLDQAVAEEIEPFTAQSEVHGDGWGVAWFQADDGERPRPGAIGGATGGLGNPRTPQIRRRLDVARESTAYRAAVHTATGPLMLIHLRKASPGSPLQIANTHPFREGETVFAHNGQFDLPPGLREAVLARGGRTPEGTTDSELFFSLIELHARDAEPATAVQRAAAELTALGLEYGTRVPEALNCLYMTPDLLVAYQQSDPAQARPHHTADNYSLRYRIDADRVIVASTGIPQAVYLEVGEGQALVVDRSDLGVSLRPRLAELTA; encoded by the coding sequence ATGTGCCGCCTGCTCGGCGTCGTCTCCCGTGAACCCATCTCCCTGGACCAGGCCGTGGCCGAGGAGATCGAACCGTTCACTGCCCAGTCCGAGGTCCACGGGGACGGCTGGGGGGTGGCCTGGTTCCAGGCGGACGACGGTGAGCGGCCCCGCCCGGGCGCCATCGGCGGAGCCACCGGCGGGCTCGGCAATCCGCGCACGCCGCAGATCCGTCGGCGCCTGGACGTGGCGCGGGAATCCACCGCCTATCGCGCGGCCGTGCATACGGCGACAGGGCCGCTGATGCTGATCCACCTGCGCAAGGCGAGCCCCGGATCGCCGCTGCAGATCGCCAACACCCACCCCTTCCGCGAGGGGGAGACCGTCTTCGCCCATAACGGCCAGTTCGACCTGCCGCCCGGGCTGCGCGAGGCGGTGCTCGCCCGGGGCGGCCGCACCCCGGAGGGCACCACCGACTCCGAGCTCTTCTTCTCCCTCATCGAGCTGCATGCCCGGGACGCCGAGCCGGCCACCGCCGTGCAGCGCGCCGCCGCGGAGCTCACCGCGCTCGGCCTCGAGTACGGCACCCGGGTGCCGGAGGCGCTGAACTGCCTGTACATGACCCCCGACCTGTTGGTCGCCTATCAGCAGTCCGATCCGGCACAGGCCCGACCCCACCACACCGCGGACAACTACTCGCTGCGCTACCGGATCGACGCGGACCGGGTCATCGTCGCCTCCACCGGTATCCCGCAGGCCGTGTACCTCGAGGTGGGGGAGGGGCAGGCGCTGGTGGTGGATCGCAGCGACCTCGGCGTCTCCTTGCGGCCGCGGCTGGCGGAGCTCACCGCGTGA
- a CDS encoding ABC transporter ATP-binding protein, with protein MIGFENVRKEYPGGTLAVQDFSLEIASHESVVLVGTSGSGKTTLMRMINRMVAPTSGRVHIDGDDVAELDPVQLRRSIGYVMQASGLLPHRTVLDNITTVPVLRGTTRREARTRAHELMQTVGLDAALAERYPSQLSGGQQQRVGVARGLAADPNILLMDEPFGAVDPIVRRELQQELQHLQRDLRKTIVFVTHDIDEAFLLGDRVVILKPGGIIAQVGTPQEILADPADEFVSSFVGAERGARTLHLERLDGRDVVVDADGRPAGVLAASGAQPAGEGTADEPTRERSS; from the coding sequence GTGATCGGATTCGAGAACGTCCGCAAGGAGTACCCGGGCGGGACGCTCGCGGTGCAGGACTTCAGTCTCGAGATCGCCTCCCACGAATCGGTGGTGCTGGTCGGCACATCCGGCTCCGGCAAGACCACGCTGATGCGGATGATCAACCGCATGGTCGCCCCCACCTCGGGACGCGTCCACATCGACGGGGACGACGTGGCGGAGCTGGACCCGGTGCAGCTGCGCCGCAGCATCGGCTATGTCATGCAGGCCTCCGGCCTCCTCCCGCACCGCACCGTGCTGGACAACATCACCACCGTGCCCGTGCTGCGCGGCACCACCAGGCGCGAGGCCCGCACCCGCGCCCACGAGCTGATGCAGACCGTCGGCCTGGACGCCGCCCTCGCCGAGCGCTACCCCTCCCAGCTCTCCGGCGGTCAGCAGCAGCGTGTGGGCGTGGCCCGCGGCCTCGCCGCCGACCCCAACATCCTGCTGATGGACGAGCCCTTCGGCGCCGTGGACCCGATCGTGCGCCGTGAGCTCCAGCAGGAGCTGCAGCACCTGCAGCGCGACCTGCGCAAGACGATCGTGTTCGTCACCCACGACATCGACGAGGCGTTCCTGCTCGGCGACCGGGTGGTGATCCTCAAGCCCGGCGGGATCATCGCGCAGGTGGGCACCCCGCAGGAGATCCTCGCCGACCCTGCCGATGAGTTCGTCTCCAGCTTCGTCGGCGCGGAGCGCGGGGCCCGCACCCTGCACCTCGAACGGCTCGACGGCCGCGACGTGGTGGTCGATGCCGACGGTCGGCCCGCCGGCGTGCTCGCGGCGAGCGGTGCCCAGCCGGCCGGTGAGGGCACGGCGGACGAGCCGACGCGGGAGCGGTCCTCGTGA
- a CDS encoding ABC transporter permease, translating to MTWVLENLDVIAGYTGAHLLQALPPILVAFLLSLPLAKLANSRGWLRTSVTTTSSLMYAIPSLPLFVLLPGLIGTGVRSPANIIIALSLYGLALMVPTASDAFRSVSRDVLGSATAQGYAPRARFVQVELPLAGPALLAGVRVVAVSTISLVTVGGVLGVPSLGMLFVDGVRRGIAAEIAAGIVATVLLALLTDALLVLLGRATMPWTRRQEVGSS from the coding sequence GTGACCTGGGTGCTCGAGAACCTCGACGTCATCGCGGGCTACACCGGCGCGCACCTGCTGCAGGCCCTGCCCCCGATCCTGGTGGCCTTCCTGCTCTCGTTGCCGCTGGCCAAGCTCGCGAACTCCCGCGGCTGGCTGCGCACCTCGGTCACCACCACCTCCTCCCTGATGTACGCGATCCCGTCGCTGCCGCTGTTCGTGCTGCTGCCGGGGCTGATCGGCACCGGTGTGCGGAGCCCGGCGAACATCATCATCGCCCTGTCGCTGTACGGGCTCGCGCTGATGGTCCCCACCGCCTCGGACGCCTTCCGCTCGGTGAGCCGTGACGTGCTCGGCTCCGCCACCGCACAGGGCTACGCGCCGCGGGCGCGCTTCGTCCAGGTCGAGCTGCCGCTGGCCGGTCCCGCGCTGCTGGCCGGGGTGCGGGTGGTCGCGGTGAGCACCATCTCGCTGGTCACCGTCGGCGGCGTGCTCGGAGTGCCCAGCCTGGGCATGCTGTTCGTGGACGGGGTGCGGCGCGGGATCGCCGCCGAGATCGCCGCCGGGATCGTCGCGACGGTTCTGCTCGCCCTGCTCACCGACGCCCTCCTGGTGCTGCTGGGCCGTGCGACGATGCCCTGGACCCGTCGGCAGGAGGTGGGCAGCTCATGA
- a CDS encoding ABC transporter permease has protein sequence MTGSPFLDSLRWLGDPAHWTGADGIPLRTLEHLGYTALGVLVAALLAVPVGLYVGHSGRFKGIAVAAAGAARALPTLGLVTLFALLVGIGLTAPLLSFVILAIPSLLAGAYTAVESADPATVDAARAQGMTEWQILTRVEIPLGMPLLVGGFRGATVQVVATAMLAAYVGSGGLGRFIFQGLGSQNYPQMIAGSLLVIVLALILDLSLLLAQRLTVPAGARAS, from the coding sequence ATGACCGGCAGCCCCTTCCTCGACTCCCTGCGCTGGCTCGGGGACCCCGCCCACTGGACGGGCGCTGACGGCATCCCGCTGCGCACCCTCGAGCACCTCGGCTATACCGCCCTCGGCGTGCTGGTCGCGGCGCTGCTGGCCGTGCCCGTCGGCCTGTACGTCGGCCATTCGGGACGATTCAAGGGCATCGCCGTCGCGGCGGCCGGCGCCGCCCGCGCCCTGCCCACCCTGGGCCTGGTGACCCTGTTCGCGCTGCTGGTGGGCATCGGCCTCACCGCCCCGCTGCTGTCCTTCGTGATCCTCGCGATCCCGTCGCTGCTGGCCGGGGCCTACACCGCCGTCGAATCCGCGGACCCCGCCACCGTCGACGCCGCCCGCGCCCAGGGCATGACCGAATGGCAGATCCTCACCCGGGTGGAGATCCCGCTGGGCATGCCGCTGCTGGTCGGCGGGTTCCGCGGGGCGACCGTCCAGGTGGTGGCCACCGCCATGCTCGCCGCCTATGTGGGCAGCGGCGGCCTGGGTCGCTTTATCTTCCAGGGGCTGGGTTCCCAGAACTACCCGCAGATGATCGCCGGTTCGCTGCTGGTGATCGTGCTCGCCCTGATCCTGGACCTGTCCCTGCTGCTCGCGCAGCGACTGACCGTACCGGCCGGGGCGAGAGCCTCGTGA
- a CDS encoding ABC transporter substrate-binding protein, translating to MTIHSTRRHLLGALGAGSLALGAAACGSSDPFDEGGEEGGGASDGGSGAGTLAIGSQAYYSNEIIAELCAQVLEAEGFTVDRQYQIGQREVYMPELENGSLDLLPEYLGNLLQYYDSEAPAASPEEIHGALAEALPEGLRVLDFAEASDQDSYTTTSDFASTHSLTTIGDLAGVDEDLKIAANSEFEVRPYGPEGAKEIYGVDISVVPVEDSGGPLTVQALLDGDVQLADIYTANPAIAEHDLVVLEDPESMILPQNVVPVVTEKIDETAAAAINGVMAQLSADDLVELNRQSVVDQASSADIATGWLTEKGLL from the coding sequence ATGACCATCCACAGCACTCGTCGTCACCTGCTCGGCGCTCTCGGCGCCGGCTCTCTCGCTCTCGGCGCCGCGGCCTGCGGCAGCTCCGACCCCTTCGACGAGGGGGGCGAGGAGGGAGGCGGCGCCTCCGACGGCGGCTCCGGTGCCGGCACCCTCGCCATCGGCTCCCAGGCCTACTACTCCAACGAGATCATCGCCGAGCTGTGCGCCCAGGTCCTCGAGGCCGAGGGATTCACCGTGGACCGGCAGTACCAGATCGGCCAGCGCGAGGTGTACATGCCCGAGCTCGAGAACGGGTCCCTGGACCTGCTGCCCGAGTACCTCGGCAACCTGCTCCAGTACTACGACTCCGAGGCACCTGCCGCCAGCCCCGAGGAGATCCACGGCGCGCTCGCCGAGGCCCTGCCCGAAGGACTGCGGGTGCTCGACTTCGCCGAGGCCTCCGACCAGGACTCCTACACCACCACCTCCGACTTCGCCTCCACCCACTCGCTCACCACGATCGGGGACCTGGCCGGTGTCGACGAGGATCTGAAGATCGCCGCCAACAGCGAGTTCGAGGTGCGCCCCTACGGCCCCGAGGGGGCGAAGGAGATCTACGGCGTGGACATCTCCGTGGTGCCGGTCGAGGACTCCGGCGGCCCGCTCACCGTGCAGGCCCTGCTGGACGGCGACGTGCAGCTCGCCGACATCTACACCGCCAATCCCGCCATCGCCGAGCATGATCTGGTGGTGCTCGAGGATCCGGAATCGATGATCCTCCCGCAGAACGTGGTGCCCGTGGTCACCGAGAAGATCGACGAGACCGCCGCGGCCGCGATCAACGGCGTCATGGCCCAGCTCAGCGCCGATGATCTGGTGGAGCTGAACCGCCAGAGCGTCGTGGACCAGGCCAGCAGCGCGGACATCGCCACCGGCTGGCTCACGGAGAAGGGACTGCTGTGA
- a CDS encoding SDR family oxidoreductase yields MTRVVVTGATGRIGGQVARLLAAAPEVELRLVGRSLHRAPQLEGVEAVRADFSDAAACREAFAGADALLLVSAGEAADRLAQHRTAIDAAVDAGVGHVVYTSFLGAGPEAGFTLARDHGATEQMLRDSGLAWTFLRDSFYADVLLDFAGEERVIRGPGGTGRCAFVSRRDVAEVAARILREAGPWAGRSLDLTGPVSVSLAEAVLLMTRARGEEYEFVDETLTEARASRASYDAPDWQVEAWISTYTAIASGELDVVSDDVEQVLGRAPLSVEESVTDPL; encoded by the coding sequence GTGACCAGAGTCGTCGTCACCGGGGCGACCGGCAGGATCGGCGGACAGGTCGCACGACTGCTGGCGGCGGCGCCCGAGGTGGAGCTGCGGCTGGTGGGGCGCAGCCTGCACCGGGCCCCGCAGCTCGAGGGGGTCGAGGCGGTGCGGGCCGACTTCTCCGATGCCGCCGCGTGCCGTGAGGCCTTCGCCGGGGCGGATGCCCTGCTGCTGGTCTCCGCCGGTGAGGCCGCCGACCGCCTCGCCCAGCATCGCACCGCGATCGATGCGGCGGTCGACGCCGGCGTGGGGCACGTCGTCTACACCTCGTTCCTCGGCGCCGGGCCCGAGGCCGGGTTCACTCTCGCCCGCGACCACGGCGCCACCGAGCAGATGCTGCGTGACTCGGGCCTGGCCTGGACGTTCCTGCGGGACAGCTTCTACGCCGACGTGCTGCTCGACTTCGCGGGCGAGGAGCGGGTGATCCGCGGCCCGGGCGGCACCGGCCGCTGCGCCTTCGTGAGCCGACGCGACGTGGCCGAGGTGGCCGCGCGGATCCTGCGCGAGGCCGGCCCCTGGGCCGGGCGGAGCCTGGACCTGACCGGCCCGGTCTCCGTCTCCCTCGCCGAGGCCGTGCTGCTGATGACCCGAGCCCGCGGCGAGGAGTACGAGTTCGTCGACGAGACCCTCACCGAGGCACGCGCCTCGCGCGCCTCGTACGACGCGCCGGACTGGCAGGTGGAGGCCTGGATCAGCACCTATACCGCGATCGCCTCCGGGGAGCTGGATGTGGTCAGCGACGACGTCGAGCAGGTGCTGGGCAGGGCGCCCCTGAGTGTCGAGGAGTCCGTCACCGATCCGCTGTGA
- a CDS encoding SRPBCC family protein — translation MNSNQTHLTVTRTVDVPAKDVFDLLTLPARHHEFDGSGMVRNADDTERIDKVGEKFVMNMHQEALGGDYRTHNFVTAYDENKMIGWQPADEAEDGTAPTEPVGWEWLYELKAQGAGSTEVSLTYDWSKVTDQKVLERIGFPLIPQEDLEQSLNLLAAAVTKP, via the coding sequence ATGAACAGCAACCAGACCCACCTGACCGTCACCCGCACCGTCGACGTCCCCGCGAAGGATGTGTTCGATCTGCTCACGCTGCCGGCCCGGCACCACGAGTTCGACGGCTCCGGCATGGTGCGCAATGCCGACGACACCGAGCGGATCGACAAGGTCGGCGAGAAGTTCGTGATGAACATGCACCAAGAGGCTCTGGGCGGCGACTACCGCACCCACAACTTCGTCACCGCTTACGACGAGAACAAGATGATCGGCTGGCAGCCCGCCGACGAGGCGGAGGACGGCACCGCGCCCACCGAGCCGGTGGGCTGGGAGTGGCTGTACGAGCTCAAGGCCCAGGGTGCGGGCTCCACCGAGGTGTCCCTGACCTATGACTGGTCGAAGGTCACCGACCAGAAGGTGCTGGAGCGCATCGGATTCCCGTTGATCCCGCAGGAGGATCTCGAGCAGTCGCTGAACCTGCTCGCCGCGGCGGTCACCAAGCCCTGA
- a CDS encoding polyketide cyclase encodes MADGSVLPADSPVPDEIVRSALIHATAERVFAIIHEPGWFINDGEYREHKITRQGAITQVVDPVHGSFQLAIEAREPPNRIRFRWLGGGLGAISDAPNNTVEFIIDPAGTAKRNLVRLTVRERGFAKLGLDEAVRRRNFEENYRGWEQQLRVARELAEGGPRTSDEQ; translated from the coding sequence ATGGCAGACGGATCCGTTCTCCCCGCCGACAGCCCGGTCCCCGACGAGATCGTGCGCAGCGCGCTGATCCACGCCACTGCCGAGAGGGTGTTCGCGATCATCCACGAACCGGGATGGTTCATCAACGACGGCGAATATCGCGAGCACAAGATCACCCGTCAGGGGGCGATCACCCAGGTGGTCGACCCGGTGCACGGCAGCTTCCAGCTCGCGATCGAGGCCCGCGAGCCGCCGAACCGGATCAGGTTCCGCTGGCTGGGCGGTGGCCTCGGCGCGATCTCCGACGCCCCGAACAACACCGTCGAGTTCATCATCGACCCCGCCGGGACCGCGAAGCGCAATCTGGTGAGGCTCACCGTGCGCGAGCGCGGCTTCGCGAAGCTGGGGCTGGACGAGGCCGTGCGCCGTCGCAACTTCGAGGAGAACTACCGCGGCTGGGAGCAGCAGCTGCGAGTGGCCCGGGAGCTCGCCGAGGGGGGACCCCGCACGTCCGACGAGCAGTGA